One part of the Desulfonema ishimotonii genome encodes these proteins:
- a CDS encoding aldo/keto reductase, with the protein MEFRTLGKTDIELSAVIMGTWQAGKAMWADVEDAQTTRAMQAAFDAGITTFDTATVYGDGHSEQILGKALKEVRPQVVIATKVFAHALAYDKVFAACHKSLRDLDTDYIDLYQIHWPAGSFGSKKIPIEETMKALTELKKQGKIRAIGVSNFSAQQIEEAARYGQVESLQPPYSLFWRQVETDTMPWCAENDITVMAYSPMAQGFLTGKFGPDHTFRKGDHRAKNRLFEPENYERVQDALARLRPIAERNDITLGQLALAWVISHTGTCAIAGARNADQALQNAKAGSVKLSDDEMAEIDAIGRTVTEHIDDNPVQWKW; encoded by the coding sequence ATGGAATTCAGGACACTCGGAAAAACGGATATAGAACTCAGCGCGGTGATCATGGGCACCTGGCAGGCAGGCAAGGCCATGTGGGCCGATGTTGAGGACGCCCAGACCACCAGGGCCATGCAGGCGGCCTTTGATGCGGGCATCACGACCTTTGATACAGCCACGGTTTACGGTGACGGCCACTCGGAGCAGATTCTGGGCAAGGCCCTGAAAGAGGTCCGTCCCCAGGTGGTCATCGCCACCAAGGTCTTTGCCCACGCCCTGGCATATGACAAGGTCTTTGCGGCCTGTCACAAATCCCTGAGAGATCTGGACACGGACTACATCGACCTGTACCAGATCCACTGGCCTGCCGGGTCGTTCGGCAGCAAAAAAATTCCCATCGAGGAGACCATGAAGGCGCTGACGGAGCTGAAAAAGCAGGGAAAAATCCGCGCCATCGGCGTGTCCAACTTCTCCGCACAGCAGATTGAAGAGGCGGCCCGATACGGACAGGTCGAGAGCCTTCAGCCGCCGTACTCCCTGTTCTGGCGTCAGGTCGAGACCGACACCATGCCCTGGTGCGCGGAAAACGATATCACTGTTATGGCCTATTCCCCCATGGCGCAGGGGTTTCTCACCGGCAAATTCGGCCCGGATCACACGTTCAGAAAGGGCGATCACCGGGCCAAAAACCGCCTGTTTGAGCCGGAGAATTATGAACGGGTGCAGGACGCACTGGCCCGGTTGCGACCCATTGCCGAGCGCAACGATATAACCCTGGGCCAGTTGGCGCTGGCGTGGGTGATCTCCCACACCGGAACCTGCGCTATTGCCGGGGCACGCAATGCCGATCAGGCCCTCCAGAATGCCAAAGCAGGCAGCGTGAAGCTCTCTGACGATGAGATGGCGGAAATAGACGCCATCGGGCGCACCGTGACCGAACATATTGACGACAACCCGGTGCAGTGGAAGTGGTAG
- a CDS encoding patatin-like phospholipase family protein: protein MTEKKRAIALSGGGPVAGIEIGALKAFKEKQIDFDIYSCACVGSWIGCLYNSLLPGTDRVKQVEDFFRNQIFIPDDIYESFPIDYKVFRMDYLDDFQKLMKKICDPETYQHLFLPERIWEYTSDFITNPPGTRTSFFTASQRGWRSILL from the coding sequence ATGACTGAAAAAAAAAGAGCGATTGCGTTATCCGGCGGCGGGCCAGTCGCAGGAATTGAAATCGGAGCGTTGAAGGCATTCAAAGAAAAACAGATCGACTTTGATATCTACTCGTGCGCCTGTGTCGGCAGTTGGATCGGATGCCTCTATAACAGTCTGCTGCCGGGCACTGACAGGGTGAAACAGGTTGAGGATTTTTTCAGAAATCAGATTTTTATCCCCGACGATATTTATGAAAGCTTTCCGATTGATTATAAAGTATTTCGGATGGACTACTTGGATGACTTTCAGAAACTGATGAAAAAAATCTGTGATCCCGAAACCTATCAGCACCTGTTCCTTCCAGAAAGAATATGGGAATACACATCAGATTTCATAACAAATCCCCCCGGAACACGGACGAGTTTTTTTACTGCATCACAGAGGGGATGGCGCTCAATCCTTTTGTAA
- a CDS encoding ROK family protein: MKKYKIGIDLGGTKIESILLDPAGKEVLTRKRVATPGNVADRYHAICSAVCGLVRDTMKAIPDAQDCTVGIGIPGTLSRRTQLVQNANTTCLIGKPFRRHLAEDLKRPVGMENDANCFTQAESLSGAAQGYRIVFGVIMGTGCGGGLCIDGRIHHGRHDIAGEWGHFSVDPDGAPCYCGHRGCVETKISGSGVENAFHRRFGKRLSMQEIVSGHRRGDRECVEIFEQFLEDFGRCLGGLISILDPDAVVLGGGLSAIEELYGPGLARVRHCAFHQHIETPILRNRLGDSAGVYGAAWIGL, translated from the coding sequence ATGAAAAAATATAAAATCGGCATCGACCTGGGCGGCACCAAAATTGAATCCATTCTTTTGGACCCGGCGGGCAAAGAGGTACTGACGCGGAAGAGAGTGGCCACGCCCGGAAACGTTGCGGACAGATACCATGCCATATGCTCGGCCGTGTGCGGGCTGGTCCGCGACACCATGAAGGCAATCCCGGATGCACAGGACTGCACGGTCGGCATTGGCATTCCGGGAACCCTCAGCCGGAGAACGCAACTCGTTCAGAACGCCAACACCACCTGTCTGATCGGCAAGCCCTTCAGACGCCATCTGGCGGAAGACCTGAAACGGCCCGTGGGCATGGAAAACGACGCCAACTGCTTTACGCAGGCGGAAAGCCTCAGCGGTGCGGCGCAGGGATACCGGATCGTTTTCGGGGTGATCATGGGCACAGGATGCGGGGGCGGTCTCTGCATTGACGGCAGAATCCATCACGGCAGACACGATATCGCCGGTGAATGGGGCCACTTTTCCGTGGACCCGGACGGTGCGCCGTGTTATTGCGGACACAGAGGGTGTGTGGAAACCAAAATCAGCGGAAGCGGCGTGGAAAATGCCTTTCACAGGCGTTTCGGCAAACGCCTTTCCATGCAGGAGATCGTCAGCGGCCACCGCCGGGGAGACAGAGAATGCGTGGAAATCTTTGAGCAGTTTCTGGAGGATTTCGGGCGATGCCTGGGCGGGCTGATCTCAATACTCGACCCGGACGCCGTGGTCCTGGGCGGCGGCCTTTCCGCCATAGAGGAACTCTACGGACCGGGTCTGGCGCGGGTGCGGCACTGCGCATTTCATCAGCACATTGAGACGCCCATCCTGAGAAACCGGCTCGGCGATTCCGCCGGGGTGTACGGCGCGGCATGGATTGGCCTCTGA
- a CDS encoding SagB/ThcOx family dehydrogenase — protein sequence MPGPTVTDAVRRGLPAHVRSGAAVTDSGRFPPDQLRRPMNKNAKAVIRYHEETKHHYHRYARSSGYMDWRNQPDPFRFYEGTGTVDLPLTGQEPEAGYPGLYRRENNRTQPVTLKHVAKFLELSMGLSAWKVSGSSRWSLRMNPSSGNLHPTECHLVIPSASDIAPGVYHYNPLKHILERRADLPEALCEKIQSHFHGPCFLAGLSSIFWRESWKYGERAFRYCNHDVGHALAALSFSANLQGWKLTALTGLSDDDIGTVLGFDRTPWRPTEAEHPDLLCVAHPPDTDVPRTLPTEMLSAFSALPFEGTPNMLSKEPVNWEIIYETAARTRKPRTVETPRNYGQRPLSETPGSSLTAAAIIRQRRSAAVYSGRGGISKARFCAMLEKTLPRSGVAPFDLELGEPHVNLLLFVHRVDGLERGIYFLIRTPDTAETLRPVMAPDLEWKSVRKDFPLWRLRQDDFRQDAISVSCDQGIAGYSAFSLGMIARFREVVTASPWAYRHLFWETGMIGQVLYLEAEAHGVRGTGIGCFFDDPVHELLGLRDNTWQSLYHFTVGDPVEDTRISTLPPYGHLQRG from the coding sequence ATGCCCGGACCCACTGTCACTGATGCTGTCCGCAGGGGGCTTCCGGCCCATGTCCGCTCAGGGGCGGCTGTCACGGATTCCGGGCGTTTCCCACCGGATCAACTGAGGCGACCTATGAACAAAAATGCCAAAGCGGTCATCCGCTACCATGAAGAGACAAAGCATCATTACCACCGGTATGCCCGGTCTTCCGGGTATATGGACTGGCGCAACCAGCCGGACCCGTTTCGCTTTTACGAGGGAACCGGGACTGTTGATCTGCCGCTGACAGGTCAGGAGCCGGAGGCCGGTTATCCCGGTCTGTACCGCAGGGAAAATAACCGGACCCAACCCGTCACCCTGAAGCATGTGGCCAAATTTCTGGAGCTGTCAATGGGCCTCTCCGCCTGGAAGGTTTCCGGCAGCAGCAGATGGTCCCTGCGCATGAACCCCTCCAGCGGCAACCTTCACCCCACCGAGTGTCACCTGGTCATCCCGTCCGCCAGCGACATCGCGCCGGGCGTGTATCATTACAACCCCCTGAAGCACATTCTGGAACGCCGGGCAGACCTGCCTGAAGCGCTGTGTGAAAAAATTCAGAGTCATTTTCACGGCCCCTGTTTTCTGGCGGGACTGAGCAGCATTTTCTGGCGGGAATCCTGGAAATACGGCGAACGTGCGTTCCGCTACTGCAACCACGACGTGGGCCACGCCCTGGCCGCCCTCTCCTTTTCCGCCAACCTGCAGGGGTGGAAGCTCACCGCGCTGACCGGCCTGTCAGATGACGATATCGGAACCGTGCTGGGGTTTGACCGGACCCCGTGGCGTCCGACCGAGGCCGAACACCCGGATCTGCTCTGCGTGGCTCATCCGCCGGACACGGATGTTCCCCGGACCCTGCCGACGGAGATGCTCTCGGCGTTTTCAGCCCTCCCCTTTGAGGGCACGCCCAATATGCTGAGCAAAGAGCCGGTGAACTGGGAGATCATCTATGAAACCGCCGCACGGACCCGCAAGCCCCGCACCGTTGAAACGCCCCGGAATTACGGTCAGCGGCCACTTTCGGAAACACCGGGTTCTTCCCTGACTGCGGCGGCAATCATCCGGCAGCGCCGGAGTGCGGCCGTCTACAGCGGCAGGGGCGGGATCAGCAAAGCCCGGTTCTGCGCCATGCTGGAAAAAACCCTCCCCCGGAGCGGCGTCGCCCCCTTTGATCTGGAACTGGGCGAGCCGCACGTCAATCTCCTGCTCTTTGTTCACCGGGTCGATGGGCTGGAGCGGGGCATCTATTTCCTGATCCGCACGCCGGATACGGCAGAAACGCTCAGGCCGGTGATGGCGCCCGATCTGGAATGGAAGTCAGTCCGGAAAGATTTTCCGCTTTGGCGGCTGCGTCAGGACGACTTCCGTCAGGACGCCATTTCTGTGAGCTGTGATCAGGGGATCGCCGGATACAGTGCCTTTTCACTGGGGATGATCGCCAGGTTCAGAGAGGTGGTGACCGCGTCGCCCTGGGCCTATCGCCACCTGTTCTGGGAGACCGGGATGATCGGACAGGTGTTATATCTTGAGGCAGAGGCCCACGGCGTTCGGGGAACGGGAATCGGGTGCTTTTTCGATGACCCGGTCCACGAGCTGCTGGGACTGCGGGACAATACGTGGCAGAGCCTGTATCACTTCACCGTCGGCGATCCGGTTGAGGACACGCGCATTTCCACTTTGCCACCCTACGGCCATTTGCAACGCGGATGA
- a CDS encoding PilC/PilY family type IV pilus protein, translated as MKIQKNVTGEFPHVIMVSSDRNQGQWLMGWEDLSGGGDADYNDLLFLITMKMSGEVSLKTKHAISPYNPDLFYKSATIEVFDNIPGSESGCGSSGEITYFISPDGGNKWIEITEWDVVMRSDENGNTYETVADWTPGTPEYTYRSASVDFQALGISGDKLIWKAEMKSEGGCAPGIINVKLNSSFFQSAILSHTSAAVQANVVYTGKYATPGGDWPADEQWLRGHLTATRIYDPAIPVNGDDTATSTHSLWDAGQRLASVNPSARKIYSPEIGGAGIVDADDPEIIAGLVGNGVQDEFTGKLNLPEGATLWPGSLFIADEEGREVFNDVHVKEMMAQSGRSETGGRINRSTGEFSITYSPSRVPRPGKRILAWYRYYNAFGDLREVSSRTITYEDLCLTGDDSCDFDEDGAVDENDADWLTNWVRGYKDGKHTAKTWLLGAIDHSTPAFCAPPGLPEWYDTLACEEKESYLRFREEQKERRSVLYAGAKDGMLHAFDAGAFRWGDNPKTPTVTERHGYFKWKGSTSGTADYGDGDELWAFIPADLLSRLKHNVAADDASVGVDGSPVIADVFVNDAWRTVLICGEGTGGESVFCLDVTEPETPRFMWEFIDADMFGTRSAPVIARVLTDNGSKWAAFFVSDTVATDCDSDEESDYCYPSVFVVDVADGSLIQRIFLDSEADGKNGIPAGPPAVLDMDGNGFADRFYLGTDKGFMYKVNMPDDGASFNEADDCIIAASNGNTVTTPNQPIYAAPAVVKKDGQATLFFGTGDSPFKSDSVSGAQYHFFAYTDQSDKMACGTVDLDWFITLPSGYKVFAPAAADDANVYLTTSTADTESLYDFSGTTYSDRSASSGQKRDTDSMTVSVVTYSVVTYPDSGNNTKIISRYDITLASSPGGIGNLYALSQKNEEYVNGTAVVIGDTVSLPVIADRHVYVNTIFNGLKSFGSGSYNNITGEGTLKNAIRILKMLAGDSSEIVTTDMDMSGDGKVGIEDVVYILRTISETQAPSQSGGAQEGAGANKDYYGDDASGTDLFGETNGF; from the coding sequence GTGAAAATTCAAAAAAATGTCACCGGCGAGTTTCCCCATGTCATTATGGTTTCTTCGGACAGAAATCAGGGACAGTGGTTAATGGGGTGGGAAGATCTGAGTGGTGGAGGCGATGCCGATTATAACGATCTGCTTTTTTTAATCACGATGAAGATGAGTGGTGAAGTATCTCTCAAAACCAAACACGCAATCTCTCCCTATAACCCGGACCTTTTCTATAAGTCCGCGACGATCGAGGTCTTTGATAACATACCCGGTAGTGAGTCCGGTTGCGGATCATCGGGGGAAATTACGTATTTTATTTCTCCCGACGGTGGCAATAAGTGGATAGAAATCACGGAATGGGATGTCGTCATGCGTTCCGATGAAAACGGAAACACCTATGAAACCGTGGCAGACTGGACACCGGGAACACCGGAATACACATACCGATCGGCCAGTGTTGATTTCCAAGCCCTGGGGATTTCCGGCGATAAACTGATCTGGAAAGCCGAAATGAAGAGCGAGGGCGGGTGTGCGCCCGGCATCATCAACGTAAAGCTCAATAGCAGTTTTTTCCAATCCGCTATTTTATCGCATACGTCAGCCGCAGTACAGGCCAACGTCGTTTACACAGGAAAATACGCAACGCCGGGGGGAGACTGGCCTGCCGATGAGCAGTGGCTCAGAGGACATCTGACGGCAACCCGGATATATGATCCCGCAATACCGGTCAACGGGGACGACACCGCCACATCGACCCACAGCCTCTGGGATGCGGGCCAGCGACTGGCCTCCGTAAATCCGTCCGCTCGGAAGATTTATTCACCGGAGATCGGAGGGGCCGGTATCGTGGATGCCGATGATCCCGAAATCATCGCAGGTCTTGTCGGAAACGGAGTGCAGGATGAATTTACCGGCAAGCTGAATCTGCCTGAAGGCGCGACACTGTGGCCGGGATCTCTTTTCATCGCTGACGAAGAGGGCCGGGAGGTTTTTAATGATGTCCATGTGAAAGAAATGATGGCTCAGTCCGGCAGATCGGAGACCGGTGGCCGGATCAACCGTTCAACCGGTGAGTTCAGTATCACCTATTCCCCGTCCAGAGTGCCCCGGCCCGGAAAGAGAATTCTGGCATGGTACAGATATTACAATGCATTCGGAGATCTGCGGGAAGTCAGTTCCCGGACGATCACGTATGAGGATCTCTGCCTGACCGGGGACGACAGCTGCGACTTTGATGAAGACGGGGCGGTGGATGAAAACGATGCAGACTGGCTGACAAACTGGGTTCGGGGATACAAGGACGGCAAGCATACGGCAAAAACCTGGCTTCTGGGGGCCATAGATCATTCGACCCCCGCGTTCTGCGCACCGCCCGGTTTGCCGGAATGGTATGACACATTGGCCTGCGAAGAAAAAGAATCCTATCTCCGGTTCAGGGAAGAGCAAAAGGAGCGGCGAAGCGTGCTTTACGCAGGGGCAAAAGACGGAATGCTCCACGCTTTTGACGCAGGGGCGTTCCGTTGGGGGGACAATCCAAAAACCCCGACCGTCACGGAACGCCACGGATACTTCAAATGGAAGGGTTCGACTTCGGGCACAGCCGATTACGGTGACGGTGACGAACTCTGGGCATTCATCCCTGCCGACCTGCTATCCCGCCTGAAACATAACGTTGCGGCCGATGACGCCTCTGTCGGGGTCGATGGTTCGCCGGTCATCGCCGATGTTTTCGTAAACGACGCATGGCGGACGGTGCTGATTTGCGGAGAGGGCACGGGCGGCGAATCGGTATTCTGCCTGGATGTGACCGAACCTGAGACGCCCCGGTTCATGTGGGAATTTATCGACGCGGATATGTTCGGAACCCGCTCTGCCCCGGTTATCGCACGGGTATTGACCGATAATGGCTCGAAATGGGCCGCATTTTTTGTCTCGGACACTGTGGCGACGGACTGTGATTCCGACGAAGAGAGCGACTACTGCTATCCCTCTGTGTTTGTGGTTGATGTGGCTGACGGCAGCCTGATTCAGCGTATTTTTCTGGATTCGGAAGCAGACGGAAAGAACGGCATTCCCGCCGGGCCTCCGGCAGTTTTAGATATGGACGGAAACGGATTTGCCGACCGGTTCTATCTTGGCACGGACAAGGGGTTTATGTACAAAGTCAACATGCCGGATGACGGCGCTTCCTTTAACGAAGCCGATGACTGTATTATTGCAGCATCAAACGGAAACACCGTCACTACGCCGAACCAGCCGATTTATGCAGCCCCCGCCGTTGTGAAAAAAGATGGTCAGGCAACCCTGTTTTTCGGGACCGGTGACAGCCCGTTTAAATCGGATTCGGTTTCGGGGGCACAATATCATTTCTTTGCCTATACGGATCAGAGCGACAAGATGGCCTGCGGGACGGTTGACTTGGACTGGTTCATAACGCTTCCTTCGGGATACAAGGTTTTTGCACCGGCAGCGGCTGATGATGCGAATGTTTATCTGACCACATCCACCGCAGACACAGAAAGTCTCTATGATTTTAGTGGAACTACGTATTCGGATAGAAGTGCTTCGTCCGGGCAGAAAAGAGACACCGACAGCATGACCGTCAGTGTCGTTACATATAGTGTCGTTACATATCCAGATTCTGGAAATAATACAAAGATTATAAGTCGCTATGACATTACCCTGGCAAGCAGCCCTGGTGGCATAGGCAATCTTTATGCGCTGTCTCAGAAAAACGAGGAATATGTTAACGGTACAGCCGTTGTCATCGGCGACACCGTTTCTCTCCCCGTGATAGCTGACCGGCATGTGTACGTAAATACCATTTTCAATGGCCTGAAATCCTTTGGAAGCGGCAGCTACAACAACATCACCGGAGAGGGGACTCTCAAAAATGCGATTCGGATTCTGAAAATGCTGGCCGGGGACAGTTCGGAAATTGTCACCACGGACATGGATATGAGCGGAGACGGAAAGGTCGGTATTGAGGATGTCGTATATATTCTGAGGACAATATCCGAAACTCAGGCTCCTTCTCAGTCCGGGGGGGCTCAGGAAGGGGCCGGGGCCAATAAAGATTATTATGGGGATGATGCGTCTGGCACAGATTTGTTCGGCGAAACAAATGGCTTTTAG
- a CDS encoding isocitrate/isopropylmalate dehydrogenase family protein: MQKIIAILEGDGIGPEIVREAVKVLKAVEIKYNHKFTLNFAPFGAGAYFSEGSPFPEKTRHICDDADVIIKGPVGLAVDKMNLIPQEHRPEIGAILPLRKRYDTFANFRPVRLPKALAAFSPLREELIGDGLDILMIRELVGGIYFGKKTEGASTGMKYAEDECTYTEAQIRRVAMIAFEEARRRKEVLTNVHKANVLATSRFWNDIVEDVAKQFPDVTCNSILVDNAAFQLVKNPCQFNGVMLLENMQGDILTDQAGGLIGSLGLMPSACIGPEKSYVEPAHGSAPDIAGMNIANPYSMIGSIALMFDKCLNLQEEARNIWDAIFHVFGQGFITQDLVSEGYDKKKVLSTSAFGDMVVERIQG; this comes from the coding sequence AATTATCGCAATTCTGGAAGGTGATGGGATCGGACCCGAGATCGTCCGTGAAGCTGTAAAAGTTTTAAAAGCTGTCGAAATAAAATATAATCATAAATTTACGCTGAACTTTGCCCCCTTCGGCGCCGGGGCGTATTTTTCCGAGGGATCGCCGTTTCCCGAAAAAACCCGGCACATCTGTGATGACGCCGATGTGATCATCAAAGGCCCTGTGGGGCTGGCTGTGGACAAGATGAATCTCATCCCCCAGGAACACCGCCCTGAAATCGGCGCGATTCTGCCGCTGCGCAAGCGGTATGACACCTTTGCCAATTTCAGACCGGTACGCCTGCCCAAAGCGCTGGCCGCCTTCTCTCCGCTCCGGGAAGAGCTGATCGGCGATGGCCTTGATATTCTGATGATCCGGGAGCTGGTCGGCGGCATCTACTTCGGGAAAAAAACGGAAGGCGCTTCCACCGGAATGAAATACGCGGAAGATGAATGTACCTATACGGAAGCCCAGATCCGGCGGGTTGCCATGATTGCCTTTGAGGAGGCCCGGAGGCGGAAGGAAGTGCTGACCAATGTCCACAAGGCCAATGTCCTGGCCACCTCCCGCTTCTGGAATGACATTGTCGAAGATGTGGCAAAGCAGTTCCCGGATGTGACCTGCAATTCCATTCTGGTGGACAACGCGGCCTTCCAGCTCGTCAAAAACCCCTGCCAGTTTAACGGGGTGATGCTGCTTGAAAATATGCAGGGCGACATTCTGACAGACCAGGCCGGCGGGCTGATCGGCTCACTGGGCCTGATGCCGTCGGCCTGCATCGGCCCGGAAAAAAGCTATGTGGAACCGGCCCACGGCTCCGCCCCGGACATCGCAGGCATGAACATCGCCAACCCCTACTCCATGATCGGCAGCATCGCGCTTATGTTCGACAAATGCCTGAACTTGCAGGAAGAGGCCCGGAATATCTGGGATGCGATTTTCCACGTCTTCGGGCAGGGATTTATCACGCAGGATCTCGTAAGCGAAGGATATGACAAAAAGAAGGTGCTTTCAACAAGCGCATTCGGAGATATGGTTGTTGAGCGTATTCAGGGGTAA